The proteins below come from a single Sorghum bicolor cultivar BTx623 chromosome 4, Sorghum_bicolor_NCBIv3, whole genome shotgun sequence genomic window:
- the LOC8066159 gene encoding glycolipid transfer protein 1 isoform X2 → MAETVFTPSLEGMKHVKAENGVILTKPFLDVCKQILPVLDKFGAAMAIVKTDIGGNITEEVQNKTAKGSSSCTNGLLWLTRAMDFLVELFRNLLEHPDWTMSQACTDSYTKTLKKFHGWLASSSFTVAMKLAPNRDKFMEVISGTGDINADIEKFCTTFSPFLKENHNFLASVGLDDMKAS, encoded by the exons ATGGCAGAGACGGTGTTCACCCCATCTTtggaagggatgaagcatgtcaAGGCAGAGAACGGAGTCATTCTCACCAAGCCCTTCCTTGATGTCTGCAAGCAAATCTTGCCTGTCCTCG ATAAATTTGGAGCTGCTATGGCAATTGTAAAGACTGATATCGGTGGCAATATCACA GAAGAAGTTCAAAACAAGACCGCAAAAGGTTCCTCAAGCTGCACAAATGGGCTTCTGTGGCTCACGAG GGCCATGGATTTCCTTGTCGAGTTGTTTCGTAACCTGCTTGAGCATCCAGATTGGACCATGAGTCAAGCTTGCACTGATTCATACACCAAGACTCTGAAGAAATTTCATGGCTGGCTTGCCAGTTCTAGTTTTACG GTGGCCATGAAGCTTGCTCCCAATAGAGATAAATTTATGGAGGTCATTAGTGGAACTGGTGACATCAATGCAGATATTGAGAAATTTTGCACAACCTTCTCACCTTTCCTCAAAGAAAATCACAACTTTCTG GCGAGCGTCGGTCTTGATGATATGAAGGCTTCATAG
- the LOC8066158 gene encoding casein kinase 1, which produces MEHVVGARFKLGKKIGSGSFGELYLGVNIQNGEEVAIKLESVKSRHPQLIYESKIYMFLHGGTGIPNLKYFGVEGDYNVMVIDLLGPSLEDLFNYCNRKFSLKTVLMLADQMIARVEYMHTRGFLHRDIKPDNFLMGLGCKASQVYVIDYGLAKKYRDLHTHRHIPYREDKNLTGTARYASVNTHLGVEQSRRDDLESLGYVLMYFLRGSLPWQGLKAGTKKQKYDKISEKKMLTSIEALCKSYPSEFITYFHYCRSLRFEDKPDYSYLKKIFRDLFIREGYQPDYVFDWTVSRQAADNNRLRLSGKTGGLVGPSVDRAERAAARHDVAERFTGPADAFTRRTGSGSGHYGEHTKHRTLLDSLMASKMAVDSDKRRHSSSRNGSTSRKALLSSSRGSGDPSDPNRSSHLVPTTTSSSRPSTNQRLHQSTGLEGRTSSFPKAGRIGHDDPTMRSIGRLTISAERRK; this is translated from the exons ATGGAGCACGTGGTTGGAGCGAGGTTTAAGCTTGGGAAGAAGATAGGGAGCGGATCTTTCGGGGAGCTCTATCTCG GCGTCAACATACAGAACGGCGAGGAGGTGGCTATCAAGTTG GAATCTGTGAAATCAAGGCATCCTCAGCTTATTTATGAATCGAAAATATACATGTTTCTCCATGGAGGAA CTGGAATTCctaatttgaaatattttggaGTGGAGGGTGATTACAATGTCATGGTCATTGATCTTCTTGGTCCAAGTCTCGAAGACTTGTTCAACTACTGCAACAGAAAGTTCTCTCTTAAAACAGTACTTATGCTAGCTGATCAGATG ATAGCCAGGGTAGAGTATATGCACACGAGAGGGTTTCTTCATCGTGATATCAAGCCAGACAACTTCCTCATGGGCTTAGGCTGTAAAGCAAGTCAG GTTTATGTCATTGACTATGGCCTTGCGAAGAAGTATCGAGACCTCCATACTCATAGACACATACCATACAG GGAGGACAAAAACCTCACAGGAACAGCACGATATGCTAGTGTAAACACCCATCTTGGAGTAG AACAAAGCAGGAGAGACGACTTAGAGTCTCTTGGTTATGTGCTGATGTACTTCTTAAGAGGAAG CCTTCCCTGGCAAGGCCTGAAAGCTGGAACGAAAAAACAAAAGTATGACAAAATTAGTGAGAAGAAAATGCTAACCTCAATTGAG GCCCTTTGTAAATCTTATCCATCAGAATTCATTACATACTTCCATTATTGCCGCTCTTTGCGATTTGAAGATAAGCCAGACTATAGCTATTTGAAGAAAATCTTCCGGGATTTATTCATCCGTGAAG GTTACCAGCCTGATTATGTATTTGATTGGACTGTATCAAGGCAAGCTGCGGACAATAACAGATTGCGA CTGAGCGGGAAGACAGGTGGGTTGGTGGGACCATCTGTGGATCGGGCTGAACGAGCTGCAG CAAGACATGATGTTGCGGAAAGATTCACTGGTCCAGCTGATGCATTTACTAGAAGAACTGGCTCTGGTTCTGGTCATTATGGAGAACACACAAAGCACAGAACTCTGTTGGATTCTCTTATGGCATCCAAGATG GCTGTTGATTCAGATAAAAGAAGGCATTCATCATCTCGGAATGGAAGCACATCAAGGAAGGCTCTTCTGTCAAGCAGCCGAGGTTCTGGAGATCCCAGTGATCCAAATCGCAGTAGCCACCTAGTCCCGACCACTACTAGCAGCAGCCGTCCATCGACTAATCAAAGGCTTCACCAGTCAACTGGACTTGAGGGCAGGACCTCATCATTTCCAAAagctggaagaatcggccatgATGATCCTACTATGAGGAGTATTGGACGCCTTACTATTAGCGCAGAGAGGAGGAAATGA
- the LOC8072491 gene encoding phosphatidylinositol N-acetylglucosaminyltransferase subunit C produces the protein MKSSDGNRIRLQPMWRKVAYGGRQSGYDDNYTDESFLEEMVMNANVVKRDLLKVMIDSVSISQYLCIVALVVSTWILTLNLDIDECTLLKLDVGLLLVGFSVLLLTTCPFSLKLLTKYVLNISFFISGLYVLAPIYHTLTRSISSDSIWALAVSLLLVHLFLHDYSGSTIRPPGALNNPKLTSNISLNASIVTSVLVASRLPSRLHVFAIMLFSLQVFLFAPLITFCVKKYHFRLHLLFSFALMAVALSVTYQLHRMFFTVLLALLVFVSIVCPYWLIRIQEYKFEINGPWDEAKLCFDITE, from the coding sequence ATGAAGAGCAGCGATGGAAACCGAATCAGGTTACAACCAATGTGGAGAAAAGTTGCCTATGGGGGAAGGCAGTCAGGATATGATGACAACTACACTGACGAGTCCTTCCTCGAGGAGATGGTTATGAATGCCAATGTCGTCAAGAGGGACCTTCTGAAAGTGATGATCGACTCTGTCTCCATATCACAGTATCTCTGCATCGTCGCTCTTGTGGTTTCTACATGGATCCTTACGCTGAACTTGGACATTGATGAATGTACTCTTCTCAAACTAGATGTTGGTCTTCTCCTTGTTGGGTTCTCGGTCCTCTTGCTCACAACTTGTCCATTCTCACTGAAGCTTCTGACAAAGTATGTCCTCAATATATCATTCTTCATAAGTGGTCTTTATGTTCTTGCACCAATTTATCATACCCTCACCAGGTCCATCAGTTCAGATTCAATATGGGCCCTTGCTGTATCTCTTCTGCTGGTTCATCTTTTCTTGCATGATTATTCTGGTTCAACGATAAGGCCTCCAGGCGCATTGAACAATCCAAAGTTAACTAGCAACATCTCCTTGAATGCATCGATAGTAACCTCTGTCCTTGTGGCTTCGCGGCTTCCATCAAGGCTGCATGTCTTTGCAATCATGTTGTTCTCCTTACAAGTCTTCCTCTTTGCACCCCTCATTACTTTCTGTGTGAAGAAATACCACTTTAGGCTTCATCTGCTATTCTCCTTTGCACTGATGGCTGTGGCCCTGAGTGTCACATACCAGTTGCATCGAATGTTTTTCACTGTGTTAttggcacttcttgtttttgtcTCAATCGTTTGCCCTTACTGGCTTATAAGGATTCAGGAATACAAGTTTGAGATCAATGGCCCCTGGGATGAAGCAAAACTCTGCTTTGATATAACTGAATAG
- the LOC8066159 gene encoding glycolipid transfer protein 1 isoform X1 — MAETVFTPSLEGMKHVKAENGVILTKPFLDVCKQILPVLDKFGAAMAIVKTDIGGNITRLENKYCSDPSKYEHLYTMAQEEVQNKTAKGSSSCTNGLLWLTRAMDFLVELFRNLLEHPDWTMSQACTDSYTKTLKKFHGWLASSSFTVAMKLAPNRDKFMEVISGTGDINADIEKFCTTFSPFLKENHNFLASVGLDDMKAS, encoded by the exons ATGGCAGAGACGGTGTTCACCCCATCTTtggaagggatgaagcatgtcaAGGCAGAGAACGGAGTCATTCTCACCAAGCCCTTCCTTGATGTCTGCAAGCAAATCTTGCCTGTCCTCG ATAAATTTGGAGCTGCTATGGCAATTGTAAAGACTGATATCGGTGGCAATATCACA AGACTGGAAAACAAGTATTgttcagatccatcaaagtatgAACATTTGTACACCATGGCTCAGGAAGAAGTTCAAAACAAGACCGCAAAAGGTTCCTCAAGCTGCACAAATGGGCTTCTGTGGCTCACGAG GGCCATGGATTTCCTTGTCGAGTTGTTTCGTAACCTGCTTGAGCATCCAGATTGGACCATGAGTCAAGCTTGCACTGATTCATACACCAAGACTCTGAAGAAATTTCATGGCTGGCTTGCCAGTTCTAGTTTTACG GTGGCCATGAAGCTTGCTCCCAATAGAGATAAATTTATGGAGGTCATTAGTGGAACTGGTGACATCAATGCAGATATTGAGAAATTTTGCACAACCTTCTCACCTTTCCTCAAAGAAAATCACAACTTTCTG GCGAGCGTCGGTCTTGATGATATGAAGGCTTCATAG